GCGGCGAACCTCGGGCCCTTCAGGCATCCCTTTTCCTTACGAACTAAGCAACGAATCCGACAATCACAGCCCCTCGGGGCTGATCCGCCGACAGGCCTGCGAGGAGGCGCTGTGAACCCATCCCTGGGCGCTACTTTTGCCATCCATGGCAAAAGACCTCCTCTTCGGCCTGCCCCCGGCGCCCCTCACCTTGGCGAAGTCGCGAGGCTGTCTATCCAAGCGCCAGCTGACGCTCCTTGAGCTGATGCAGCTGGTCGCGCAGCCGCGCTGCCTCCTCGAACTCCAGGTTCTGGGCCGCCTCGAACATGGCGTCCTCCACCCGGGTCAGCTCCTGCGCCAGCTCGGACGGCGACAGCTCCGGGGGGTCGTAGATCGCCTCCCGCTCCGCCACCTTGCGCTCGCCGCGACGCCCCTTGCCCTTGCGGCCCGGCGCCTGGGCGGCCTCGAGGATATCGGCCACCGAGCGGGTCACCGTGGTCGGGGTGATGCCATGGGCCTCGTTGTGGGCGATCTGCTTGTCGCGGCGTCGCTCGGTCTCCTCCATGGCGCGGCGCATGGAGTCGGTGACCCGGTCACCGTAGAGGATCGCCTTGCCGTGGGCATTGCGGGCCGCGCGGCCGATGGTCTGGATCAGCGAGCGCTCGTTGCGCAGGAACCCCTCCTTGTCGGCATCGAGGATCGCCACCAGCGAGACCTCGGGAATGTCGAGCCCCTCGCGCAGCAGGTTGATCCCCACCAGCACATCGAACTTGCCCAGGCGCAGGTCGCGGATGATCTCCACCCGCTCCACGGTATCGATGTCGGAGTGCAGGTAGCGCACCCGCACGTCGTGCTCGCCGAGATACTCGGTGAGATCCTCGGCCATGCGCTTGGTCAGCGTCGTCACCAGCACCCGCTCGCCCACCGCGCTGCGCAGGCGGATCTCCGAGAGCAGGTCGTCCACCTGGGTGCCGGCCGGGCGCACCTCCAGCTCCGGGTCGAGCAGCCCGGTAGGCCGCACCACCTGCTCCACCACCTGGCCGGCATGCTCGGCCTCGTAGGGACCTGGGGTCGCCGAGACGAAGATCGTCTGGGGGGAGATCGCCTCCCACTCCTCGAACTTCATCGGACGGTTGTCCAGCGCCGAGGGGAGCCGGAAGCCGTACTCCACCAGGGTCTCCTTGCGCGAGCGGTCGCCCTTGTACATGCCGCCCACCTGGGGAACGCTGACATGGCTCTCGTCGATGAAGAGCAGCGCATCCGCCGGCAGATAGTCGAAGAAGGTGGGCGGCGGTTCGCCCGGGTTACGCCCGGAGAGGTAGCGGGAGTAGTTCTCGATGCCGTTGCAGTAGCCCAGCTCCAGCATCATCTCGATGTCGTAGAGGGTGCGCTGCTCCAGGCGCTGAGCCTCCACCAGCTTGTCATGCTTGCGCAGCCAGTCGAGGCGCTCCTTGAGCTCCGCCTTGATCGCGTCGATGGCGCCGAGGATGGTCTCCCGGGGCGTCACGTAGTGGGACTTGGGGTAGATCGTCATGCGGGGCACCTTGCCCCTGACCTCTCCGGTGAGCGGGTCAAAGAGGCTGATGGTATCGATCTCGTCGTCGAACAGCTCGACGCGCACCGCCTCGTCCTCGGCGTCTGCCGGGAAGATGTCGATGACGTCGCCGCGCACCCGGTAGGTGCCGCGCTTGAAGTCCATGTCGTTGCGGGTGTACTGCAGCTCCGCCAGGCGGCGCAGGAAGGAGCGCTGGTCGATCAGTTCGCCGCGGGTGAAGTGCAACCGCATCTTCAGGTACTGGTCGGGGTCACCCAGCCCGTAGATGGCCGACACCGAGACCACGATCAGCGCATCGCGCCGCTCCAGCAGGGCCTTGGTGGCGGAGAGGCGCATCTGCTCGATGTGGTCGTTGATGGAGGCATCCTTCTCGATGAAGGTGTCCGACGACGGCACATAGGCCTCGGGCTGGTAGTAGTCGTAGTAGGAGACGAAGTACTCGATGGCGTTGTCGGGGAAGAACGCCTTGAACTCGCCGTAGAGCTGCGCCGCCAGGGTCTTGTTCGGCGCCATGACGATGGTCGGGCGCTGAAGGCGCTCGACCACGTTGGCCATGGTGAAGGTCTTGCCCGACCCCGACACCCCGAGCAGGGTCTGGTGGGCGAGCCCCGCCTCCAGCCCCTTGACCAGGCTGTCGATGGCCGTGGGCTGGTCGCCGGCGGGCTGGAACTTCGAGGCGAGGCGAAAGGGCTTGCTCATGGCGTCTCCGCGTGTGGGGTCCGGAAGGTCAGGCCTCGACGGTGGTCCGCGTGGAAACCTCCACGGTGGAGCTGGTCATCAGGCGATGAATGGGGCACTTGTGGCTGATCTCCTCGAGGCGCAGGCGCTGCTCGGTGTCCTCGATGCCGTGAAAGGTCATCTCCACGTCGAGCCGGTAGGTGCCATGGCGCTCCTCGCTGTCATCGCGATGCACCTTCACGCTCACCCCCTCCAGGGGCCACTTCTTGCGCTTGGCATACATCATCGAGGTGATCGCCTTGCAGGCCCCCAGCGACAGGTCAAAGTAGTCGTGGGGGTCCGGGGCGCTGCCCTCTCCGCCATAGGCCACCGGCACATCGACGAAGAGGTCCTCAAAGCCATCCAGTTCGACTCGCTGGCGGAAGATATGGTTGCGTACGCTTACGACTTCAATGGTCTTCTTCATGGGGAACCTCCTGTTCACTTGACCTGGATGGGGAGCTTGAGGGCCTCGATGGCCTTGATCAGCGCCTCGCGCCGGGCGCGCCCCTCGACCTCGGCACCGTGACGCCCCACTTCGGCACTGTCGACGCCGTCGAGCATCATCAGGGCGGTGGTGATACGGTTGATCTGGTCGGCGTTCTCGACGCCCGTGAAGCTCAGCGATTGGTGCGCCATGGGACGGCTCTCCGAGAGGGTGGCAAAAGAGGGGCCGGGCCTGTCGCGGCATGCCGCGAGCGCCCAGCGAAAGATTGCGGCGAGTCTAGCATGGCGCCGAGACGACCACAGCGGTTGCAATGTCGCATGGCTACCCGCATAAGAGGAGCCAGCCACCCAGCAGACGACAAGGAGCTCCCCATGCACGACTGGATCACCGCCTGTGGCGGACGGCAGGACGCCGAGGACCGAATCGCCTTCGACACCCCGGCGCCGGCCCGCCAGGCCCTGGATGGCACCGTGGTGACACCGCTGGTGCATCTGGGCGTACTCGACGTGACCGGCCCCGACGCCGAGAGATTCCTGCAGGGCCAGGCCAGCGCCCAGGTGGGCCTGGCCAACGGCGATTTCGCCCCCCTAACCGTGTTCTGCACCCCCAAGGGGCGAATGCTGGCCAATGCCCAGCTGCTGCGCGTCGCCGAGGGGCACAACCGGCTGCTGATGCAGCGCGGCCTGGTCCAGCCCCTGGCGGAGCACCTGGGCAAGTTTGCCGCCTTCTACAAGGCCGAGCTCCGGGTGCGCGATGACCTGGCGCTGATCGGCCTGATCGGCCAGGACGCCCCGGCGCTGGCCGAGGTGAGGCTGGACCTGGCGCCGCCCCCGGTGTGGCACCAGGCGGGGGATGCCGAGACTCAGCTGCTGACCCACCCTGGCCCGCGCCCGCGCCAGCTGATCTGCCTGGCCGCCGAGGCTGGCGCGGCGCTGTGGTCGCGCCTCGCCGAGCAGGCCAGCCCGGTGGGCAATGCCATCTGGTGCCTGCACGACATCCAGGCCGGGCTGGCCTGGCTGACGCCCGCCCACCGCGATGCCCTGCTGCCGCAGATGATCAACTGGGAAGCGCTGGGCGGCATCAGCTTCAAGAAGGGCTGCTACACGGGGCAGGAGGTGGTGGCCCGAGCCCACTTCCGCGGCCAGGTGAAGCGTCGCCTGGTCAGGGCCCAGCTGGAAGGCGGAGAGCTGCCCGCCCTGGCAAGCCCGGTGGAGAGTGCCGATGGCAAGGCGGTGGGCGAGGTGGTGGCCGCCGAACTCGACGCCTATGACCAGGCGGAGATCCTGGCGGTACTGAGCACCAAAGAAGACCTGGGGCCGCTCCGCGTCGCCGGCCAGGCCGTCAAGCAGCTGAAGCTGCCCTACCCCATCGAACGCCTGGACCCGGAGAGCCTGGCGGCCAGCCGCTAGTCACAGCCGAAAAAGCCGCCTGGCGGTGGCGGTGCTGGCCGCCGCCACGGCCTCGAAGGGTTCCTCGCGCAGGTCGGCCACGACCCGACACACCTCCGCGACCCGCGCCGGCTCGTTGCGCTCTCCCTGGCGACCGGCCAGCGGCATGTCGGGGCTGTCGGTCTCCAGCACATAGCCATCGTCGGGCAGGCTCGCCACCGTGCGCCTCAGGCGCTTGGCCCGGACATGGGTGACCGCGCCGCCCAGGCCCACCACGAACCCCAGATCGAGTAACGCCTTCGCCTGCTCCGGTGAGCCGGCGAAGGCATGGATCAGCCCGCCGGCCGGTAGCGCCAGCTCACGCAGTCGCCTGGCGACCCGGTCGTTGGCGCGCACGCAGTGGATCACCACCGGCAGGCGACGCGCCTTGGCCATCCTGAGCTGGGCATCGAAGAGCCGCCACTGGGCGTCGAGGGTCTCGGGAAAGCGGGCGTCGATACCGCACTCGCCAATGGCGACAAGGTCGCCATGCGTCTCCAGCCCTGCCTCAAGAGCGGCCAGGTCCTCCTCCCGATGTTCCTCCAGGAAATAGGGATGCAGCCCCAGGCAGACGCTGACGTCGTCCCGCGCCCCCAGCGCCAGCACGTCGGGCCAGCGGGCACGCGTCGTGCCCGGCACCACGAAATGCGAAACGCCCACCGCCCTGGCCCGCTCGACCACCGCCTCACGGTCGGCGTCGAAATCGGGGAAGTCCAGATGACAGTGGGCGTCGATCAGCATGTACCCCCCTTCAGGCCCGTCCCCGGCGCCGCTCGGCTAGGCACTATCCTGCTCGGCGCTCCGTGCTGGTATCTCAATGCTCCCGGGTGGGCTGGAAGCGGATCTCCGGCCAGCGCTCCTGGGTCATCTGCAGGTTGACCCGGGTCGGCGCGATGTAGGTCAGGTAGCCGCCGCCGTCGATGGCGAGGTTGGCGCTCGCCTTGCGCTTGAACTCCTCGAGCTTCTTGGCATCGTCGCTATAGATCCAGCGCGCGGTGTTGACGTTCACCCCCTCGTAGATCGCCTCCACCTTGTACTCCTCCTTGAGGCGGTGGGCGACGACGTCGAACTGCAGGGTCCCGACGGCACCGAGGATCAGGTCGTTGTTGTCCAGCGGCATGAAGACCTGGGTGGCCCCCTCCTCGGAGAGCTGCTGGAGCCCCTTCTGCAGCGCCTTCATCTTGAGCGGGTCCTTCAGGCGCACCCGCTTGAAGAGCTCCGGGGCGAAGTGCGGGATGCCGGTGAAGCGCATCTCCTCGCCCACCGTGAAGGTGTCGCCGATCTGGATGGTGCCGTGGTTGTGCAGGCCGATGATGTCGCCGGGCCAGGCCTCCTCCACCTGGGAGCGGTCCGAGGCCATGAAGGTCAGGGCGTCGGCGATCTTGACGTCCTTGCCGATGCGCACATGGCGCATCTTCATGTTCTTCTCGTACTTGCCCGAGCAGACCCGCAGGAAGGCGATGCGGTCGCGGTGGTTGGGATCCATGTTGGCCTGGATCTTGAACACGAAGCCGGTGAAGCGTGAATCGTTGGCCTCCACGGTGCGGGTGTCGGTCTCCCGTGACTGCGGGGGTGGCGCATACTCCACGAAGCCGTCCATCATCTCGCGCACGCCGAAGTTGCCCATGGCGGTCCCGAAGTAGACCGGCGTGAGCTCGCCGCGGCGGTAGGCCTCGAGGTCGAAGGCGTGCGAGGCCCCGCGTACCAGCTCCACCTCCATGCGCAGCTCCTCCGCCTGGTCCTCGCCC
The Halomonas alkalicola DNA segment above includes these coding regions:
- the uvrB gene encoding excinuclease ABC subunit UvrB, which translates into the protein MSKPFRLASKFQPAGDQPTAIDSLVKGLEAGLAHQTLLGVSGSGKTFTMANVVERLQRPTIVMAPNKTLAAQLYGEFKAFFPDNAIEYFVSYYDYYQPEAYVPSSDTFIEKDASINDHIEQMRLSATKALLERRDALIVVSVSAIYGLGDPDQYLKMRLHFTRGELIDQRSFLRRLAELQYTRNDMDFKRGTYRVRGDVIDIFPADAEDEAVRVELFDDEIDTISLFDPLTGEVRGKVPRMTIYPKSHYVTPRETILGAIDAIKAELKERLDWLRKHDKLVEAQRLEQRTLYDIEMMLELGYCNGIENYSRYLSGRNPGEPPPTFFDYLPADALLFIDESHVSVPQVGGMYKGDRSRKETLVEYGFRLPSALDNRPMKFEEWEAISPQTIFVSATPGPYEAEHAGQVVEQVVRPTGLLDPELEVRPAGTQVDDLLSEIRLRSAVGERVLVTTLTKRMAEDLTEYLGEHDVRVRYLHSDIDTVERVEIIRDLRLGKFDVLVGINLLREGLDIPEVSLVAILDADKEGFLRNERSLIQTIGRAARNAHGKAILYGDRVTDSMRRAMEETERRRDKQIAHNEAHGITPTTVTRSVADILEAAQAPGRKGKGRRGERKVAEREAIYDPPELSPSELAQELTRVEDAMFEAAQNLEFEEAARLRDQLHQLKERQLALG
- a CDS encoding OsmC family protein, which codes for MKKTIEVVSVRNHIFRQRVELDGFEDLFVDVPVAYGGEGSAPDPHDYFDLSLGACKAITSMMYAKRKKWPLEGVSVKVHRDDSEERHGTYRLDVEMTFHGIEDTEQRLRLEEISHKCPIHRLMTSSTVEVSTRTTVEA
- the ygfZ gene encoding CAF17-like 4Fe-4S cluster assembly/insertion protein YgfZ, which codes for MHDWITACGGRQDAEDRIAFDTPAPARQALDGTVVTPLVHLGVLDVTGPDAERFLQGQASAQVGLANGDFAPLTVFCTPKGRMLANAQLLRVAEGHNRLLMQRGLVQPLAEHLGKFAAFYKAELRVRDDLALIGLIGQDAPALAEVRLDLAPPPVWHQAGDAETQLLTHPGPRPRQLICLAAEAGAALWSRLAEQASPVGNAIWCLHDIQAGLAWLTPAHRDALLPQMINWEALGGISFKKGCYTGQEVVARAHFRGQVKRRLVRAQLEGGELPALASPVESADGKAVGEVVAAELDAYDQAEILAVLSTKEDLGPLRVAGQAVKQLKLPYPIERLDPESLAASR
- a CDS encoding TatD family hydrolase, producing the protein MLIDAHCHLDFPDFDADREAVVERARAVGVSHFVVPGTTRARWPDVLALGARDDVSVCLGLHPYFLEEHREEDLAALEAGLETHGDLVAIGECGIDARFPETLDAQWRLFDAQLRMAKARRLPVVIHCVRANDRVARRLRELALPAGGLIHAFAGSPEQAKALLDLGFVVGLGGAVTHVRAKRLRRTVASLPDDGYVLETDSPDMPLAGRQGERNEPARVAEVCRVVADLREEPFEAVAAASTATARRLFRL
- the prfC gene encoding peptide chain release factor 3, whose protein sequence is MSDATLAREVGLRRTFAIISHPDAGKTTITEKMLLFGNAIQMAGSVKSKRADRHATSDWMKMEQERGISVTTSVMQFPYGGRIVNLLDTPGHEDFSEDTYRTLTAVDSALMVIDGAKGVEDRTIKLMEVCRLRTTPILTFVNKMDRDIRDPIEVMDEVETVLNIQCAPMTWPIGMGRHFKGVYHLYNDVIHLYTQGQGSRIPDDKRIEGLDNPEVDAVLGEDQAEELRMEVELVRGASHAFDLEAYRRGELTPVYFGTAMGNFGVREMMDGFVEYAPPPQSRETDTRTVEANDSRFTGFVFKIQANMDPNHRDRIAFLRVCSGKYEKNMKMRHVRIGKDVKIADALTFMASDRSQVEEAWPGDIIGLHNHGTIQIGDTFTVGEEMRFTGIPHFAPELFKRVRLKDPLKMKALQKGLQQLSEEGATQVFMPLDNNDLILGAVGTLQFDVVAHRLKEEYKVEAIYEGVNVNTARWIYSDDAKKLEEFKRKASANLAIDGGGYLTYIAPTRVNLQMTQERWPEIRFQPTREH